From one Humulus lupulus chromosome 8, drHumLupu1.1, whole genome shotgun sequence genomic stretch:
- the LOC133798329 gene encoding large ribosomal subunit protein eL33w: MVKGRQGERVRLYVRGTVLGYKRSKSNQYPNTSLVQIEGVNTKEEVSWYCGKRMAYIYKAKVKKDGSHYRCIWGKVIRPHGNTGVVRAKFTSNLPPKSMGARVRVFMYPSNI; this comes from the exons ATGGTGAAGGGTCGACAAGGAGAGCGAGTCAG ACTCTACGTCAGAGGAACAGTCCTCGGATACAAGAG GTCCAAGTCGAACCAGTATCCAAACACTTCTTTGGTCCAGATTGAGGGAGTGAACACCAAGGAGGAGGTCTCATGGTACTGCGGGAAGCGCATGGCGTACATCTACAAGGCCAAGGTGAAGAAGGACGGGTCCCACTATCGGTGCATTTGGGGCAAGGTTATCAGGCCGCACGGTAACACTGGCGTCGTTCGTGCTAAGTTCACATCTAACCTGCCTCCTAAATCTATG GGTGCTAGAGTTAGAGTGTTCATGTACCCCAGCAATATATAA